A segment of the Saccopteryx leptura isolate mSacLep1 chromosome 11, mSacLep1_pri_phased_curated, whole genome shotgun sequence genome:
CTGGATATCTGCCCACctctcttctctccatcttcacCTGTTCCTCACTCACCTTTTTGGGGatatttcagcttctgtctgttCATCCACTGGCCTCAGACTCAATCTACCTAGACAAGGAAGAGAGATTCTTAGGGGTTTGCAAGGGACAGAGAGTCTATGGCCCTGCAGGGGCTAAGGGGGGCCTGGGTGAGGGCAAGGGGGTCGGCTGAGCGCTGAAGCAGAGCCCAGTTCTGAGGCTGTTCCCCACGGTGCCAGGGCAGGGGCAGTTTCTCCTCTGCCCTGGAAATGTGAAGGGGTCCTCAAAGATTCTGGAGACATGAAGGGCGGAGCCTGACAAGAGTAACTAAAGGAGTTTCTGTGTCCCAGGAGGAAAGCAGTGCTGATTGCAGGAGCTGTCTGAGAACTAATGCTGTCACCTGTCTGGCCTTGGGAGGGAGCCGGAGGCGGGGCAGGGTTCCTGAGCAGAATCTGACAGGATGCCACACAAAGGCACCTGGGAAAGACCAGTGAGGTCCTGAATCCTCTTTGCTGCTACCTCCCACCCACCTGACACCTGCTTCCTGGACTTGGCACGGAGGTGGCTCAACCCTCATTCCTACTGCGCGGGGCTAGGACAGGGGTCCTACAActccctgaggcccagagagtcAGAGGCCCCAGCCCCAAcggcttctccatttcttcctaagacctctcctccctcagccttcAAAGGGAGGTAGGCCAAAGTAGGTAAGAAGGTGTGGCCCAGGAAGAAGCCAGAACTCTGTGTCCTAGGTTCCTGGAGTGAGAACCCAGAGAAGACCAACGGGCCAGAGGGAGGAAGTGGTGCTGACACCCTGGGGGACAGGTGTGCTTGCTCTGTGGGCAGAGAGCGTCTGTCCTTCCGGATGTACCTCTCCTCTGATTGGCATCCTCTCGCGTCCCCATCTGGGACCTTCAGTTTCATCACTACAAATGCAGGGTTGTCCTCTCCCAGGTGGTCCCCATCCCATTTCTCTGAGCTGCCACACCCTCTAGCCCAACTCTCCTATTTCTCCTGAACCCCAAGACCCGAAAGACCCAGAGGGCATTTAGGCTGGATTTTCTAGCATTCTGTTTCCTCCCTTGGTGAGAACTGGAGAAAGAAGCTTCTGGGGTTTGTTCTTGGGCTTCCAcactcctgcctcagtttccctacctgTTTCCCCCACCCACAATCCAGGCCATGGGGAGGCTGATTTAGCAATCGGCATACCAGCCTGGGCTGAGGATGGGAACCACAAGaacctttcccctttccccaccTTCCTTCGCATCCCCTCTCCCGCCCCCACGCCCACTCAATCCTGCAAATTCTGAGCCCCCATCCCTGGAACCTACCTGTCCCACGTCTGTGTCACTGGTCCCACCCAACGGCCTGAGATTCTCCTCGCTCCTGGGCCGGGACCAAGACTCCGACAGGCGACATCCGGCGGGAGCGGCCAGCTCGGGTGCTGTATAGTCCGGAGCCCTGTGCCCCTCACCAAGTTGCTGCGTCCCCGAGGCAACGGGGCTCTGGCCAAACTGGCATCACGGTCCTGTCGGGGCCCGCTCTGCGCCCGGGGGGAGCTCTGGGCCCGCCCGCTCGGCCAGCTCGACCGAGCTCAGCCGGGGTCCCTTAGCCGGGGTCCCTCCGAGGCTCCCACCCGCAGGCCTGGGAGCGCGCAGTCGCGCTGCAGCCGCGTCCTCCTCGCCAGGGGCCGCCTCTGTCCGCCAGCCGCAGGCGGGCACCCCCGCCTCCTCCAGGACAGCGCAGGACGCCGTGCACTGCGCTCGGTCCGGCGGGCGGCGGGCGCAGCGGCCCCTGGCGGCCGAGGCAGGATGAGAGAGTACACTGAACATCCCTCTGAAGGCTGGGGTCCCTCAGCGAGGTCCCCAAAGCTCTCCAGGTATTGGGGcttccgggggtggggggacgaaGTGTGAGGAGTGATTGCGCAGACCCTCAGGGGTTTTGAGCCTTGAAGATACTAGAACTGCACCAATAAGATAGCCactaaccataaatgtaaatacaaatcaaataaaaattttagatagaGGTTCCCAGTCACACTCACCACATATAAAGTGGTCAGGAGCCACATATAGCTAGGGACTACACAGTATTGGGCACAAAAGATAGAGAATATTCCTACCATTGCACAAAATTCTACTCTACGATGCTCTTCTAGATATGTGAGCCCTCCCGTGTTTAAATGTCAAAACTCAGGAGTAGCAAACAACCGTTACCCTAGGAGTGATGTCCTCAGGGGTGGACAGGACTAGGGGAGGCGGGAGGTATGAGGGTAGAagcaggacaggcaggagggctgCACTAGGCTGGTCCCCGTGGATGAGGATGTGAACCCCAACTTGGGAACCAAACTCTGAGACCCAGTTTCTTTATCATAAAAATAGCACTATAATtacaattttataattctttacagggtgagattttttttttttttttttttgtatttttccgaagctggaaatggggagagacagtcagactcccgcatgtgccggaccgggatccacccggcacgcccaccagggggcgacgctctgcccaccagggggcgatgctctggccctccgggccgtcgctctgtcacgaccagagccactctagcgcctggggcagaggccaaggagccatccccagcgcccgggccatctttgctccaatggagcctcgctgtgggaggggaagagagagacagagaggaaggagggggggaagggtggagaagcagatgggcgcttctcctgtgtgccctggccgggaatcgaacccgggatcccttacacgccaggccgatgctctaccactgagccaaccggccagggcctacagggtGAGATTTTGGACGTGCAACTCTTAGATAAATGGGAGAAGGAGGTAGTCTGTGAATTTCTCTCTTAAGAAGAGGGACAACCCTCTTAGGTTAAGAGGACTTAGCGGTTGGGGTAATGGGGAGGGAGGGGCGAGGCAAGAGGAAGAAGCTCAGTTCTGAGCTCGGAGCCACTGCATATAGCCTGGATAAAGAgcctatctttttttatttttttttttttttgtatttttctgaagttggaaacggggaggcagtcagacagactcccgcatgcgccggaccgggatccacccggcatgcccaccagggggtgatgctccgggcgttgctctgttgcaaccagagccattctagcgcctaaggcagagggcatggagccatcccagtgcccgggccaactttgctccagtggagccttggctgcgagaggggaagagagaaacagagaggaaggagagggggagggatggagaagcagatgggcgcttctcctgtgtgccctgggcggaaatcgaacccgggactcctgcacgccaggctgacgctctaccactgagccaaccggccagggcctaaaaagccTATCTTGAGGATGCTCGATCCCCACTCTAGCTGAGGCCTGGAACCTGGTCTCATTTCTCAGCAGTTTGCTTCTTccctcctcaccctcacctttttttcattttcactctCTGATGCCTCAGGGAGGAGTAGAGATGACGGCCCTCTCACCAGGTTCTGGGGCAATCTGACAGTGGAGGAGGTGTGATGATAACAAGAACAGGTCAGAGATTCAGGGAGAGGACAGATTTGGGTATGGCCAACCGGCTGTACTGGAGCCCAAGAGAGTTGTTGACATCCTTGCTGACCATCTGGTGCTGGAACGAGGAgtctctgggccctggctctgTGGCCCATTTGCAGCCGCACCCTGCTGCGTGCTGCAAAGAGCAGGGATTAGGGAGCTGGGTGACACAGAAAAGTGGTAAGCAAACTGTcccattaataataaaaatagccagGCTGTTATATGTTTTCTTCAGTCTGGTTTGCTGCAGGTGTTTATGCCATTGGTCTGAGTGCTGCTTCCAGTTTTTCtcaaacagaaaggaaatacCCGCAGCAGTATTATGCCCCTTATCTGCCTGTGACACTCTATATGCCTTtagatgaatttttttcttctctctctctctctcttttttaatgaaagagacagacagacaggaagggggagagatgagaagcatcaatttttcgttgtggcacctttgttgttcattgattgctttctcatttgtgccttgacctgggggctccagctgagccagtgaccttgggcttcaagccagaaacctttgggctcaactcagcgatcatggggttatgtctatggtcTTACgcttaagctggagaccctgtgctcaagcaggtgagcattcactcaagctggatgagcccacactcaagccagaaaccttggggttttgattctgggtcctcctcatcccaggtcaatgctctatccactgcactaccacctggttaggctgatttttttttttttttttagacaaggttttgttacgtttttatttatttattttttaattttatttattcattttagagaggagagagagagagacagagagaggagagagagacaggggggaggagctggaagcatcaactcccatatgtgctctgaccaggcaagcccagggatttgaactggtgacctcagcatttccaggtcgacgctttatccactgcgccaccacaggccaggctaggctgacttttttttattgtgacttcTTTTCCTTTGGCTCTCTTTGCCCGGAGCGAAGGCATAattacaaaaagtttaaaaacctgAGTGACCATTATGAGGTTTTTATCTAAGGGCTGCCAGGAAAGCCACACTTTAGGGGGCACTAGCTCCTGAACAGAGAGGATTATGGTCAGGACGCACACTGCCTAGAAAACCTAGAGGTGGAGTCACAACCGTGGACTGGATGCTAGTGGTCCTTGAGGGCTAACCCTGACTTGCATTAGGGCCACATGGACCTCATCCCCATTTGGATTAGGGCCACATGGGCCTCATCCCCAGAGGTTGGGTAGTGGGTGTCTCTGGCGGCCTAGTGATGAACTAACTCCCTGCTATCGCTGGCTCCTTCCGAGGCTGGAAGTTTAGCCTGGCCTCTGTCTCCCCCTGGAGGCAGACGCAGAACTTGCTCAGCATCCCCAGACTGTTCTGGCCTCTGTGccttaagaggaggggaggcggtGGTAGAGGAGGAACTCCTACTTTTCTACTATCCACCTCTCTTTTAACCCTTCCTCCCTGACCCCTACAAATCAGCTTGGTTCTTAAGACAGAATGGGGTTTGGGCGCCTAGGGCACTGACATGGGTGTGAATCTTTCATTGGCTGCGCGACCTTTTAGGACAAGCCATGTAAAATGACAAGAATGTCatcagtaaaaagaaataaaaaacccacTTCGAAGGTGTGGTGTGTTATATAAATGGCCTAATATATGGAAAGTACTTGGTAGAGGGCCTACCAAGTAGCAAGTCTTCAATATGGTAGTTATTACTATTATCCTTACTAACTAGTACTGATGTCAGGAAAGGTCTAAATGTGGGGAAAATCGGGTCCTGAGAAAGTGAAGTGGGAGTGGCGACTTCTCTCCCAGATCGAGGTGGTCCTCAGGGAGCCCGGGAACTTGCAGCTATCCTAGTTCAGGATGGTCGGCCCCAGCCTGCATGGTCACCACCCCCAACACCAGCTCGCTCGCTATAACTCTCACTCCAGCAACCCCAGCCGGAGGTGTTGTGATACCAGGTGTTGCGCACCCACCAGTCCCCAAAACGGCTGGTTTCGCTCCGAGGTCGTCAACCCCAGCCCCATCACACTCCGGGTAGGCAGGCCACACGGAACCGAGGGCGAGGACACACTACCCTACCGTCACAATGGGGAGGTTCTAGCTGATATCTAATCTAGAGCACGGCTGAAATGGGGTTTCCTTTCCTCCGTCCCCCTCTCACAGCAGCAGACCGATCCTTCCCCAAAGAAACGGAGGCGGGGCGAAGGCGAAATGGGGCGAGAAGAGGTTCCAAGCTCGTAAAGGGGTTCCCGGCTGGCCCACAGCGGGAGGAAGTTTTGCCCGGGACCCGCCCTGCCCGCCGGGAGCCAATGGCCGGGGAGAGCGGGCcggagcgagcaccgcccaccgCGAGCTCTAGGGGCGGGGCCACGGCCGAgggcggggcagggaggcagCATGCTAAACCGGGTGCGCTCAGCCGTGGCGCACCTGGTGAGCTCCGGGGGCGCCCCGCCCCCGCGCCCCAAGTCTCCGGACCAGCCCAGCGCGATCTCGGCCCTACCCGCCGCCCCTCCCGAAGCGCCCAAGAGCCCTCCGGGGAAGGCTGGGAGCGGGAGCTCGGCGCCCGCAAAGACCCCAGAGGCTCGAGCGAGCTTCTCCCGACCGACCTTTCTGCAGTTGAGCCCAGGGGGGCTTCGTCGCGCCGACGACCACGCTGGCCGGGCTGTGCAAAGTCCCCCGGACACCGGCCGTCGCCTGCCCTGGAGCACGGGCTACGCCGAGTGAGCATCCCTGGGGGTACCCTAATTAGGATGGCAGTTCCCGCCGCCATCCCCCTCCTCACCCCGGAATCCTGGGAGCTGGGGTGCGTCCCCCTCGCCGCGCTGAGTGCCAGCAGCTCCCTTTTCCCAGATCCCTTCCTGTCCTCCGGGCTGCGGGCCGCACCCCTTCCCAGCCCTTTCTCGGGTCTGTGCAGCCTTCCTCAAACCTTCCAGGTCGCTGACTCCCCTCACCCTCGCCGCCTCAGGGACCGTGTTCCCTCCCAGGGCCCCGAGGGTGGAGGGCCCTACAAAAGATGAGTTGGCCCGTTCTCAGTTTCGGCCCGGCGGTTCAGTAgctcagggaggaggggtttCATGTAGCAGGGGGTCTGTTCAATAGAGGAGATGGAGACTGGGAAGCCTCGCTCCCGAACTTCCCGACCCCCGCGCCCCAGTTCCCTGTCCCTCTtatgttcccctccccctccacaccCAGAAATAGCCCGCGACACCTGGCGGCCGCTGGCTtcccctggggtgggggctgggaccGCCCCTGGAAGTAGAGGGAGGGTCCCCTTGGACCTCCTCTCCACGAGTGGACTTGCGCTGGCCAGGCAAAAAAGTAGGCCCCTAGTGGGAGCAGCCCGCTTGTTCCCAGGCGATGTGTATTTTTAATGTCTGGGCTGAGAAAGCGGAGCGTTGAGGGAGATGGGGGTGCTGATTTCGCCGAGGGTGGTGGCTGATGGACCCGTAGCCGCCTCACCAGCTCTTTAGCTTCCTGTTTTGGATGAGTTGTTGGTTATGGGACTCCTGCACAGTCCAGGTGGGCTTCCACCCCTACCCTATTTCAATTCCTCTTTCCGAATCTGGGCTGGAGCACTTACTTCCTCATGCCAAAGCAGCAGAAACTTTTACCGGGTGGTTTTAGGATAATGGTGGGTGTGCCCCACCATGAGGGTGGGGTGCTGTGGACAAGGCTGTAAGAATTGATTGGGTTTCAGGGTGGGAGGTAGGGTCTTGGCAAACAGGGAAGTAAAACCTCGTGCTCCCACAGGCCCCTGCCGGGGCAACACCATTAGGGATGCCAGCTTAGCCAGAGATGGAGACCTGAGGCAGGCAGGTGCTGCTGCCTGCCTTTCTATGAGGTGGCAGGGCCAGGCACCTAGACAGAACTCCCTgtgcctctccctgcctcccttctcctcctcactCTGGCCTGGATCCCGGTGGCTGTGACCTTTCCCAGCTTGGCCAGCAGGCCAGAGGGAGTGTGTATGTCTAAGGTGGGGGTTATTCCAGGACCTGGTCTGGTGTCCAACCTGATGTGGTCACTCTGGCCTGGCAGGGTCATCAATGCTGGCAAGAGCCGGCACAATGAGGACCAGGCTTGCTGTGAAGTGGTGTATGTGGAAGGTCGGAAGAGTGTTTCAGGGACACCTAAGGAACCTAACCAAAACCAGGTAATCCCCCAATACCCTTCCTAGCCTCCAGAGACTGGCTGACACCTCTCGCCAGAAATTCTAAGTACCCAGTTTTAAATCTGAAACACGTAGAACTACCTCCTAACTCACTAGCTTTCTACCTTCTGGCACAGAACCTTTGTCTGGAATGCATCAGTTAGATTCTACCACATCAGTAGAATTTAATTTCCCACTTAAAATGTATCATCCATAAATACGTGAGCATCCTCTGAGTTTGGCGGGTTTTTTGATGCTTTACTTTCTGATACAAAGTAGGCCTTtggtaaatgagtgaataaatctAATTTGCCTTTATTAGCAAGCTCTGACCTCCTCTCTGGTGTGTATGGATGCCTAGAGGCTTGCTCTTCTCCCtgcataaaacacacacacacactcacactcacacatacattcacacacTTCTACGTTTTCTCACCAGGGACTCTGCTTCTATTACTGGGGCCTGTTTGATGGGCATGCAGGGGGTGGAGCTGCTGAAATGGCCGCCAGGCTCCTGCATCGTCACATTCGGGAGCAGCTAAAGGACCTAGTAGAGATACTCCAGGACCCCTCGCCACCTCCCCTCTGCTTCTCATCCACCCTGGGGACCCCAACTTCCTCGGATCCCTCTCATTTGGTTGGTCCTCAGACCTGCTGGTCTTCGCAGAAGGAAGTGACCCATGACAGCTTGGTAGTGGGGGCCATTGAAAATGCCTTCCAGCTCATGGTGAGTGGGTCGTCCGCGCCAAGTGTCTGCTAGGCAGATTGAGACCCTGGTCAATTCTGTGTGGGAGTCTGAGAACCTACAACACCTTTGAGAGCATGAGCCAAGCTTGGTTTGGAGGTGAAGCAGAAGGGGGCATTACAcccctgtcttccctcctcttctccgAGGCAGCTTGGCTAGGTCATTTTACTTCTACAGATGGTGGGGGTGGCTGTCTGCCTGCAGCCTTTTCTTTATCTACCCCTTTGACCCTTCCTCATGTGACAGGATGAGCAGATGGCCCAGGAGCGGCGTAGCCACCACGTGGAGGGGGGCTGCTGCGCACTGGTTGTGGTCTACTTGCTAGGCAAGGTGTACGTGGCCAACGCAGGTGACAGCAGGTACGCGGGGCTTTGAAAATGACCAGAGGGGTCACACTCTGGAAAGGGGAAACAGAAAAGAGGTGGTGGGTGTTAAAAATCAAagaccaagccctggccggttggctcagcggtagagcgtcagcctagcgtgtggaggacccgggttcgattcccagccagggcacacaggagaagcgcccatttgcttctccacccctccgccgcgctttcctctctgtctctctcttctcctcccgcagccaaggctccattggagcaaaaagatggcccgggcgctggggatggctctgtggcctctgcctcaggcgctagagtggctctggtcgcaacacggcgacgcccaggatgggcagagcatcgccccctggtgggcagagcatcgctccatggtgggcgtgccgggtggatcccggtcgggcgcatgcgggagtctgtctgactgtctctccctgtttccagcttcagaaaaatgaaaaaaaaaaaaaaatcaaagaccagAGCGGGTCTGGAGGTGTCAAAGGAAGGGCCTGAAATAGTCCCAGGGGGAGGAAAGATAGGGGTCTGGATATGGGATTCTAAGGGTCATTATGGGGAAAGCTTGGTCTTTCTGGAATTCTCCACAAGGGGGCCAAGGAGAGCTAAGCCCCAGCCTTTTCTTTGGGCAGAGCCATCATTGTCCGGAATGGTGAAATCATTCCAATGTCTCGGGAATTCACCCCGGAGACTGAGCGCCAGCGTCTTCAGCTGCTCGTAAGTAGGAACGAAACTCCTGACTCCCGTTCTTTGTTAAGTCTTATGCCTATCTGCACTGTACATCCGGAGGTCTCCCCAACCCCGCGGCACGGAGACAGACAGCTCCTTACTGGGAAGAGGGACGAGCTGAGCTGGTGGTGGACCCCTCAGGAAGGAGTGTGGGCTGCTCCAGTACCGGTGCTCCCACCTGCGGAAGGAagtggaggcagaggtggggagggaaCAGCAAAGGCCCCTGAGAGGTAGTGTGCTTTAGAGCTTTAAGCCCTGGCCCTGGAGCTGGACTGCTTGGGATTGAATTCTGGTTTGAGTACTTTGCTGATGGTGTGACTTTGGACAATTCCCTTACCTGCATCAGTAGTTCCTGCCTTAAGGGTTGTTGAGAGCAGTAAAGAGTTAATAGCTGTTACTATTAGACAGTGTGTCTACCATAATTAAAATCACTCAGACACCAGACCTTCCTGTAAATCTAATGCTCCCTGGCCCTCTGTTCTATCCGGCCACTCCTGACCCCAGGGCTTCCTGAAACCAGAGCTGCTAGGTGGTGAATTCACCCACCTTGAGTTCCCCCGCAGAGTTCAGCCCAAGGAGCTGGGCCAGAGGATGCTGTACCGGGACCAGAACATGACCGGCTGGTAACACTTCCCTCAGAGCTGGGCCCGTTCCAGTGGCCATGCACCCAGTTCCTCACCATCAGCAAGGTGGAAGCTGGAGGCTAGGCCAGCCTGGGAGCTAGGGGGGTGTGGCCCTTCTTAAGGGTTTGTGTGAGGGGCGTGGCTCCAAGGGGAGAGGGCCTTTGATGCCTGGGTGATGCCTCCTCTACTCCCTCCTCCCAGGGCCTACAAAAAGATCGAGCTGGAGGATCTCAGGTTTCCTCTGGTCTGTGGGGAGGGCAAAAAGGTAAAGTCCATGGTAGAGGGGGGCGAGGGCAGGACCCACCACGAGCTCTCTAGGGAGGTGGAGGTTCTCCTGAGGGTGGGGGGGGGCCCTGGTTTCAGAGTATGGGAGGTTTTATTGTAGCACTCCCACCTTTTCTTCTTGAGGCTCGAGTAATGGCCACCATTGGGGTGACCCGAGGCTTAGGAGACCACAACCTCAAGGTGTGCAGTTCCAGCCTGCCCATCAAgcccttcctctcctgcttccCGGAGGTGAGCTGTACAGGCGCCTCCTGCATCTCGCCTTCCCTCTTCTGGGGCTCGGGCTGGCTTCAGGCCAGGTCCTTCTACCCCCAAactccctctccaccctctttCCCCACCAGGTGCAGGTGTATGACCTGACACAGTATGAGCACTGCCCTGATGACGTGCTAGTCCTGGGGACAGATGGGCTATGGGATGTCACCAGCGACTGTGAGGTAGCTGCCACTGTGGACAGAGTGCTGTCGACCTATGAGCCCAATGACCCCAGCAGGTAGGGGTTGTGTAGCAGAAAGGGGTGACCATGGGGAAGGAAAGGTGAAGGGAAGTGAGAAGGGCCTGTGCACCAGTCTTCCTGTGTACGTGATAGTACATGAATGTGCATATGTGCTCCCGGCAGGTACACGGCTCTGGCCCAAGCTCTGGTCCTGGGGGCCCGGGGCACGCCCCGGGACCGTGGCTGGCGTCTCCCCAACAACAAGCTGGGTTCCGGGGATGACATCTCGGTCTTCATCATCCCCCTGGGAGGGCCAGGCAGTTACTCCTGAGGGGCTCAGACCCTGACCCTCCCACCGCCATGCCAGCCTCTCCATGCTTAACCCATTCCCAGCCTGAATCTGAAGTTGTCCTCCTGACCTTCTTTAGTGGTAATTTAAATGAAGAAGGGGTGTCAGATCCAAAATTATAGCTACAGGAAAATAAACCAGATGGATAAAAATGTGTCTCTATTTACTTTGATTAGAAACCAAAAAGTAACACAAAGCTCTCTGCGGTGAAAAGCACACCAGAACAGTCCTGAAATGTAGTGTTCTCTCTTCAGCCCCCTGCACTCCCCACTCCACGCACTCTCATCCGTCCTGTGGCTTCATCCACCTCTGGTGTCATCCAAGTCAGTGTTTCCAGCCCAGACCTATTCTGAGTTTTAGACCCACATGTCCCAGTCGTCTCCAGAACAGTGAGACATCCCTCAGGCACTTCCACTCAAACTGAGTTCACCATCTTGTCGGCAAACGTGCCTTCTGGTTGATCATCTCAGTGGGTACCAGCTCAGTTGCTCAAGTTGGAAGTTGATCTTGGAATTGGTCACCTTTGGCCCGTCTCTTACTCATCAAGCTAATcactacatattttttattatatatttttaaaatatttcacctgattgggtggtggcacagtggatagagtgtcggaatggGATGAGGAAGAatcagacccaggttcaagaccccgaggtcgccagcttgagcacgggctcatctggtttgagcaaggctcagcaacTTGAGCCCAACCAAgatcgctggctggagcaaggggtcacttggtctgctgtagcccccccccccggtcaaggcacatatgagaaatcaatcacaactaaggaatcacaatgaagaattgatgtttcttgtctctctcccttcctgtctgtctctctgtctcggccacaaaaaaaaaaaaaaaaaaaaattcatttgtccACTTATTTCCACCCCTACTATCACACCCATAGttcgtttttttgttgttgtttttttatagagactgagaggcagaaagagggacagacagacaggaagggagagagatgagaagcatcaattctttgttacaacatcttagatgttcattgattgctttctcatatgtgccttgacgagggggggggggaggggatgggggagctacagcagagagagtgaccccttgctcaagccagagaccatggggtcatatctatgattccatgctcaagccagtgagcctgtggtcaagctggagaccttggggtttcaaacctgggtcctcagcatcccagtctgacaccctatccactgcgccaccgcctggtcaggctcacgcCCATAATTATTGCATTAGCTTACAAACGCTGTCTCTGGGCCACTCCCTTTTCACCAGTATACTGGGGACACAACAGAGTCCCCTTTCTGTGGTGTGGATCAGATTTGGCTATTTCCTTGAGGACATTTTAGTGGCTCCTTACTGCCCCTAGAAGAACACTCCGTTCTTGAGTGTGGCATAGAAGGACTTCATGATCTGGCCACTGTTTCCTCCTCCAGCCCCATCTCTCGCCACCACCATTGTCCTGGGGTTCCTTTTCTGTAACGGCCTGTGGTCGCTCCAACCCACTTAAAATCTACACATTACCTTGAACACTTCACCCGTCCTTCCGGGCTGGGTATCCCACAGCCCAGGCTATGTGATACAGCAGGAATTCAGACTGTGGGGTCCGTTTGGCTCCAAAGTTGGTGCTCTCTCCCTGTTGCCCGCTATGCTCCTCCACTACAGTGGCTGCCTCCTGAATTATTACTGTCTAGGGTAGGGATTGGAGTAGCAGTTAAGAGCTGGGGTTCTAGAGTCCTGCTGTTTGGGTTCTGGTGCCAGACCCAGCACAATCTCtgtaacctctctgaacctcaagtTGCTTCtcagtaaaatggagataacaatgCTACCTCATAAGGCTGTTGTAAGAACTAAAGTAGTTCGTGTAAACAGAGCCAGGCCCATGGTTAATAAGGGTTCAGTTACTGTTGTCTGTATTCTGAACTTAGACTGTAAGTTCTCTGAAGTCAGAGATTGATCTAAACTGAGC
Coding sequences within it:
- the PPM1J gene encoding protein phosphatase 1J; protein product: MLNRVRSAVAHLVSSGGAPPPRPKSPDQPSAISALPAAPPEAPKSPPGKAGSGSSAPAKTPEARASFSRPTFLQLSPGGLRRADDHAGRAVQSPPDTGRRLPWSTGYAEVINAGKSRHNEDQACCEVVYVEGRKSVSGTPKEPNQNQGLCFYYWGLFDGHAGGGAAEMAARLLHRHIREQLKDLVEILQDPSPPPLCFSSTLGTPTSSDPSHLVGPQTCWSSQKEVTHDSLVVGAIENAFQLMDEQMAQERRSHHVEGGCCALVVVYLLGKVYVANAGDSRAIIVRNGEIIPMSREFTPETERQRLQLLGFLKPELLGGEFTHLEFPRRVQPKELGQRMLYRDQNMTGWAYKKIELEDLRFPLVCGEGKKARVMATIGVTRGLGDHNLKVCSSSLPIKPFLSCFPEVQVYDLTQYEHCPDDVLVLGTDGLWDVTSDCEVAATVDRVLSTYEPNDPSRYTALAQALVLGARGTPRDRGWRLPNNKLGSGDDISVFIIPLGGPGSYS